The sequence GCAGCCTGACTAGCTTCCGTTTGTTTCTTGCAGGCACAGATGAAGATGCCATCATCGACGTTTTGACCAAACTAAACGTTTCCCAGCGTCAGCAAGTTCTGATCACCTACAAGAGCACTATTGGCAGGGTAGGTGGCCTGCAGAGATGTGTGAACGTGGTTGTGTCACTTGGGTGAAAAGTGAAAAACGACCCAGTGTCCGTAAGAGAAAGGTCAGCAGAGACTTTACCTGACCAaggttgttttgttcttgttcgGTTCAGAGCAGTTGTTGATGTAAGGAGGGTTGGAGCCTGAGGAGAAGTTGCTGAACAGCTCAGTTCCTCCTGTCCTCGAAGGCCGTACCTCCTGCCAactcctttctcctctcttgGCCTTCTAGGATTTGATGGATGACCTGAAGTCGGAGCTGAGTGGGAATTTTGAGAGGGTGATCATTGGGATGATGACTCCCACCACCATGTATGACGTGCACGAACTAAGGAGGGCTGTGAAGGTTTGGAAATGTTCCTTTTGTGTTGCTTAAGTTCTGGCCAAGGACTTCCTGCTTTGTTATGTATGCCCTCTTATTTATTATTAACTCCTAAAGAAACCTGGTTGCACGTCACAAGCAGTTGCTGGTATCTTCAGTCTTGCCTTGGTGATTCCCTAGGGAGCAGGAACAGATGAAGGTTGCCTGATTGAAATTCTGGCTTCTCGCACCAACGAAGAGATTCGTCGCATTAATGAGAACTACAAGCTTCGTAAGTAGAGCAAAAGGCCAGGCCTTGTCCTGCTGCCTGACAGTTTGTGTGTGCAGGCAGACATGAAGAGGAAGGAGTCTGGGGAGCTTTCAGGTGTGACACACTGGCCAACCTGGCTGTTGCTGTTTGTCCAGAGAGAAGCTAGACTAGAGTTTCACCAGCAACCGAATTGGTGTAAATAAAATGGGGAGGAGCATTCTGTCTGTCAGCGGGACGTGTGGCTCTCTTGTCAGTTTCTTACTGTCTGTGCTTCTTAATTGGAGGCTTAGCACTGATGATGATGGCTGGagtgctgcagtgatgctgagaGCCCCAGGCCCGGTTCTGTACTTAGCTAGGTTATGGCTGGCAAATGTTGTGGGCAGCACCCAGGTGGCGGCCCTGCTCCTAACggatgctgtgtgtgtgttcttGCTAGAATATGGCTGCTCCCTTGAGGATGACATCGTATCTGACACATCTTCCATGTTTCGAAGGGTCCTCGTGTCCCTCGCAACGGTGAGCCACGCCGAGGGGAGAAGGGGTGAATCTTcagagctgtgggcacagctctgcactcaGTGGCGAGGAGCTCCAGGCTGGCTTTTTCTCACCCTGTGTGTCCCATGGCCTGCTCCTCAAAGCAGCTTCTGCAGGGAGGGGACTCTGACTCTGGCTGTGCAGGAGTGCTGTGGGCTCTTCTTTAAATGTCCCAGTAAAGTGGGCTGCTGCTCGTTTCAGAAGGAAGCCCAAAGCACACCTGAGCTGCGTTTCGCTGTGTTTATAAGCTAGTGTTCCCTTTGAAGGACTCCATTATCCATCTCCAGCAGCTGTTCCTGAATGGGGAATTCTCAGGAGTTGCTTCCAGTAGATGCTGTGGTGAACTGAGTCTTCTCTCCTTGTGTCTTTGCAGGGAAACAGAGATGAGGGAATGTATGTGGATGATGGCCTTGCTCAGCAAGATGCTCAGGTGTGTAGTAACGTGCTTCCCAGTCTCTTCTTGTGTGTGTGATGTGTGGTGAAGAGAAGCCAACCTGTGAAATAGGAATAATGGTTCTAGTCTTGTTTGCAAGTCTCTAATGAGAGTCTCTAGGCAGGCTGGCTCGTTGGCAGGGGCAGTGACGTTTTGTTTGTGGGTTGCCGTGCCTGGTTGGTCTTGTTGGAAAACATCCAAGATCTGGACAAGTACGGGCCAGCAGTGCTCTGGCTGCAAGGAATTTAAGATCTCCTGTACACCCAGTCTTCTCCACGAGCCTTACTTTGTCACCCATGGTGTCTTTAAGTGCCTGTACGAAGCGGGGGAGAAGAAATGGGGAacagatgaggtgcagtttATGTCCATCCTCTGTACACGGAACAGGTATCACCTGCTGAGAGGTAGGACCCCTGCACAGTgtcctggttttttttttttccttccttgtttgtGTGAGATGCTTCTGCAGGAGCTCCGCAGCTGTTGAGTAGATGGGAACTCTTCTGAGGCAGCAGTTGTCCTGGAGAGAGCCCCATTGCATCCATTCCATTTGGGCTGTTTCATTCCCTCCTGAGACTGAAAGGGGCTTCAGAAACCTAAGTGCAactggctgctgctcctgcatggaAGGCAGAGATCACGAAGTGTGACTGCCATTGGGGGGGGGAGAGAAGCTAAGGAATTTGACTGGCAGCACAAAGTAGCAGGTCTTGAAAATGGTACTAGCTGTGGTAGGCCAGTTAGCGGACTGTTAGCAGtgaaaagaagttatttttgtaGGACGGTCCTGATTTAGCTGACAGTGCTGCAGGAATGATAGAATGTTCATGCAGCATATGAGGAGCTTTTTGTTGCAAAGTGGTCCTTTGAATCTCTCTGACTTCGTGCCATGGACTCTTCCTCCTAGTTTTTGATGTGTACAGAGGCATTGCTAACAAGGACATAACAGAcagcattaaatctgagatgtcaggAGACCTGGAAGATGCTTTGCTGGCTGTGGGTGAGTGCTCTGCTTTTAAACGTTGtctacaaagaaatgaaatgatgaGAGGTGCTGTGAATTCCCTTGAGTGGCTGTTGCATGGTTTCAGGAGGCAGACATGGTTTGTCATGCCAGGTGAATGGGGCTTGGAGCACCCTGGtgtagagggaggtgtccctgcccattgcagggggttggaactagatgatcttaggggccccctcccaccccaaccattctatgatcctatgcTTTACAGACCCAGTCAGGTGAGAAAGCTTTGTGCTTTATGGTACGGTGTGCTTGGCCAAAGGG is a genomic window of Meleagris gallopavo isolate NT-WF06-2002-E0010 breed Aviagen turkey brand Nicholas breeding stock chromosome 24, Turkey_5.1, whole genome shotgun sequence containing:
- the ANXA4 gene encoding annexin A4 isoform X2, with product MATIKGVSSFSPEQEAQALRKAMKGFGTDEDAIIDVLTKLNVSQRQQVLITYKSTIGRDLMDDLKSELSGNFERVIIGMMTPTTMYDVHELRRAVKGAGTDEGCLIEILASRTNEEIRRINENYKLQYGCSLEDDIVSDTSSMFRRVLVSLATGNRDEGMYVDDGLAQQDAQCLYEAGEKKWGTDEVQFMSILCTRNRYHLLRVFDVYRGIANKDITDSIKSEMSGDLEDALLAVVKCVRNKPAYFAERLYKSMKGLGTDDSTLIRVMVSRSEIDMLDIRREFLTMYGKSLYSFIKGDCSGDYRKVLLKLCGGED
- the ANXA4 gene encoding annexin A4 isoform X1, translated to MLAHGGSIFPDKLSGHTAPSWFNPQGSTHAVVIPVPVFQSPGSMKATIKGVSSFSPEQEAQALRKAMKGFGTDEDAIIDVLTKLNVSQRQQVLITYKSTIGRDLMDDLKSELSGNFERVIIGMMTPTTMYDVHELRRAVKGAGTDEGCLIEILASRTNEEIRRINENYKLQYGCSLEDDIVSDTSSMFRRVLVSLATGNRDEGMYVDDGLAQQDAQCLYEAGEKKWGTDEVQFMSILCTRNRYHLLRVFDVYRGIANKDITDSIKSEMSGDLEDALLAVVKCVRNKPAYFAERLYKSMKGLGTDDSTLIRVMVSRSEIDMLDIRREFLTMYGKSLYSFIKGDCSGDYRKVLLKLCGGED